The genomic window CACCGCCATGCTCCTCTCCTTCACTCGCTCTGTGTCGGCTTGTATCACACCTCTTCCCTCTATGTTTATACTTCATATGTTTGAGTATTTGTACTAGTTCTTGAGGATTTGTCTGAACCCATGCATGATTAGCACTTAATGTTTATAAGCAATCCAATCATCTTTTTTATATGTGTTGCGTTGATTTCTTGATAGTGTAGTGAAGAGAGCTCACTCAATATTGGCCCCATGTGGACTTGAGGGAATTACTATTTGTGTGATGGTGGGATGTGGAGGTCAATGGTGATGGTGCTTATCTCCCTCCTTTCTGGATCATTGCAATAGGGAGTAATGAGAACCCTAAAGCTTTATGCCATGTGatacctccattttgcatcatgttttcctactgttatttatgatgtctTAGGCTAATACTTCAATTTATTAtgcaattataatgccttttctctcttattatgcaatatttatatgaagagggaaattgccggcagctggaattctggacctgagaAGAGCTACAGTAGAGATAGCTATTCTCGGGAGCTCCAAATGActtgaaaatttatggagatttattttggaattcataaaaaaatactggaagaagaatcaccTAGAGGGGCCCCACCAGTGAGCCACAAActcaggtgggggggggggcgagccaTGTGAGCTTTTGGGCCCACCAGCAGGCCTCGGTGGCCCTCTTTCTCCTATATGAaaccattttccctagaaaaaaaagAAGACTTTAGGGACAAAGAGCCAccttctcgaggaggaacttgggcaggagcacttttgctctccggcgaagcgattccgctGGGGATACTTCcttccgagagggggaaatcgaagccttcgtcatcaccaacgctcctctcatcgtgagaggactcatctccatcaacatattcaccaacaccatctcatctcaaactctagttcatctcttggattcaatctttgtcccaaaacctcagattggtacttgtggttTGCTAGTAGCtaatgttgattacatcttgtagttgatactagttgatttatttggtggaagatcgtatgttcacaTATTATTATTCTATGATCATGGACatggatatgatttgtgagtagttttgtttgctcttgaggacatgggagaagtcttgttagaAATAATCATGTGAAGTTAgtgttcgttcaatattttgatgatgtgtatgttgttcttcttctagtggtgtcgtgtgaaagttgactacatcacacttcaccatgcttgggcctagaggaaggcattggagagTAGTAAGTAGATAATGGGTcacgagagtgacagaaacttaaaccctagtttatgcactatctcataaggggctgatttggatccatatgtttcatgatatggttagatttatctaaATTCTTCTTTCATAGATATGAATGTACCTCAATCAAAATCAACGGGGCGTTTTGTAATTCACTGTAACCAAACAGAGGCTGAACCCGAAAAATTCAGAGTAGCCATCGGAACCCAAAATGATGGCAAAATCCCAAACATCTAAAAATACTGCTTGCACATGGTCTTCCACAGATTAGGATTGTCGCCCGTAAATTGTGGGAAcaagatggatggatggatttgaCCCAGGTCAGAGAGGAGCTGGCTCGTGTGTGCGAATGGAGACAAGGAAGAATGAGAAGTTGCCAGGGAATTGTTTTGACCCGTTGCCATGGGGGGGGCATCGGCGTCTGGAACAACACCGCCAATGGCCCACGTGGAAGGTTGAAGGTGTCGTGGCTCACTGGTCAGGCCCAGCCCGGAGGTGGGTGCCAGTCGTCGCTGGAGGCGCTTGGCTTGATACAGGTGCCCGATTCTCCTCGCTTTCTTTGGTAGGTGGCGGTTGCACTAGTTGGAGCGCCGCCATCACACCACCCATATCGGGCTGCCCCGCGACGAGCTCGTCGATTTTGGTCGTAGATTCTTGGATCACTGTGATTGCCTTGGACTGGGCCTTCATGATGGTGTCGAGGCGCTCGAAGAAGGCTTCGACCGATGGGACCATGGCGGCTAGCTGCGATCGCGCCTGCCGCACACGCCGTGTCTCGATGATTTGGGCCAGAGTGTTGCGGTGGAAGGGAGGTGGACTGGTCTCTGATACCTGGTGTTAGGCACGAACCGAGAATCTCTATTACAACAACGATCTCAATCTCTGGTTTGATTCGAGTACAAGAGAATTACATGAATGAAAGAACTAGGGTTCATGCGAGTGCGGAATTGGGGTAGGGGTAGCCGATGCCGCCGTTGCCGTCTGATCCAGTGGATGCTCCTCCTTCCGTGTGGGTCCGCCTGAAGTAGTATCGCGGCGTGGCTTCAGTTGGCCCACTCCGGCCCACTGACACGTGGGTTGGGTCGTTTGGGCTGTGTGGGCCGCTGAGCAGCATGGTTGCTGTGGGAGTCGCTGCCCTGCGGGTCACGTGAGACTTCGATGAAACTTCGATGATGAACAAGACAGTTCAGGAGCACGGAATGGCAGCTGAAACAGGTGCCGAACGTAGACACTGATTGCTGCTACAGCAACGGAGAGAGCGCGGGCGTGAAAGTGAAATCCCCCCTAATCATCTGACAACAACCGCAAGAGTTGAGGTGCTCGTTGCTTCCAAGCACTTTAACACGTAATCGCCCAACCCGATCAGGTAAAGCGCACAGCCAACATTCACATCGCCTTCAGGCTTCAGTTAGCCCCGACGACCAGTGCATCTCAAGCCATGCTTGTACTTGCACACCTCTCTcgggccaactccaccgcgcgatctcaaacggacgtccgttttgttcgGATTATGTTCGTTTGGATAGGGCAATGAGGTCGTGTCCGGTCTTGTTCTGGGATACGGTGGCCGTGCACCCAACACGTGGACGCATCCCGGCTGCATCTTGTCCGTGTGCACATTTCTTTGCAAGTCTTTAACTTTTTTTTATCATTCATTTTTGATACATGACAATACGTCATCACATTTTGATGAATAAAgcaaggccaaagaaaacaagaaccacaagaatacatttaagaaaatacccaacttccataactgctcccttgagttgggttagggccttctcgatgcactcattgtttATCTGTGGAGGAGACTCGATCTGGCatactcctttcttcttcaagccagaagtcgatgttgcttcctcacacctagtctcgtgtctagcctctaatctagcaataAGTGCACTTATCTCATCTAcaacctctatgctagctaaaagtgcacgaatatgtactaaatttcgctctatcaatatattgatgtactcttcttcccaataccaaaacttgcatccattctacacaataaaatttgaagttagcacaactagtctaatccgagagcacaaaccgaagctaaaaagagcgcataccccatcgtttaagcacttgatgaacacccatccgggatgtccggcgttgtagacacgcggcgcacgaccatccttgggcagTGTTCGCACTTagtgagtggcaacggtgcgccgacgagcttttgggcaagcaccgagcccggccggccACCATTCGTGTATCTGCCGACGAACCACCGACGGTGCAGATTCGAGCGGCCAGAGgacgagccactgcctgcatgtggccttgcggccctgccagggccttccggcgaggtgcccggcctcccacagctgggcgagctcaagaccgaccggatccgccccaaatccgaccggcgggtgcgcaaaccaggtggccgtggtttgggtagctcggcggcaccgaggggaaggggctgggcgagcgcgcgtccgggctgcacggctgcaatgggagcggcggcggcggcgaggggaacaGTGGGAAGAATGGAGAAAAGTGGAGTGGGGTGCGGCCggaaggagggagggggcggatagaaaCAGGCACGTCCTGTGCCACCGACAGGCGGGTCAGGGGAGGAACGCGCAGACGGCCGGCGCATCCGCGTgacgtccgtttcaccccaaaagcggcgcaaacttggaCCGCAGATGGGTCAAAAACGGACACAAAACAGACAAAAATCCATTTGCTCCCGCACGCTGGGCGGCCCGATTTGTCCTTTTTATACTAAACGGACGGACCGGATAGGATATGttcacgcggtggagttggcctcacgtCTCACCACGACAAAACACAAAAGTTGCCGTGGCAAAGTAGTACACACTGCAGAAATTACGAGATCGACGCAGACTGAGATGTATACGTCTCAGTTTTCTGGTCTGACGAAGCAGGGTAGCGAAGCACGTTGCCATCCGTGCACGGAATTCTCGACACGAAACAATAACACATATAATAAATGTTGCTTGTGCCGGTAGTAAATCATCAGCATCTCTTGCGACTGGAAACGTACAACAACAGCAAAAGGGAAGCGTTTTTTACACAGGAATTACCCATCCTAATCCCGCCCTAATTGATTAGTAATTAACTAAATTTCAAGAACAGATCAACGCCACGCCACGAGCTTATCCGGGACAGAGCTCATCGGGGCAGAGGCACGGACACGCCCTTGCGTCGGCATCAGCAGCCGTCGCTCCTTATCcttggaggaggacggcgaggacgaggggaggaggccggaggagaggGTGGAGATGACGCCGGCGAAGCCGAAGAGCAGCGCGACGCCGGCGACCCACGGCATGAGGAGGAAACCGATGGCGAACGTCACGGACCCGCACAGCATCAGCGCCATCGACGCGCCCAGAAGCATCGACGCCGCGCTCGCCGGTGACATGCCGCCCCGCGGGCGCCGCGCCACGGGCCTCCGGGGCGAGTCCACCGAGGACGCCGCCGCGACGGGGGCGATGATGGTGACGAGCAGCGTGCAGAGGTCGCGCATCAGCCGCGAGTCGTGGTCGCCCTTGCCGCCGGTCTGCTCCATGGCGAGCTTGCGCGTGGCCGTTTGGCTGATCTCGGTGAACACGAGCGCACGAGGAGGGGAGAGCGGAGAAGAGGAGCGCGCGCgcgaggaagggaaggaggaggagcTGGAGACGTGGGAGAGGAAGGAATGGGATTCGCCGGCGGAAAAAGGGCGTATATATGCCCCACGGCCCAGTGGCTCGCGCGGGCCCCGCTCCTCCGATCCCCGCTTAGGGCCCGGTCAGCATCACAGTCCACGCACGGCACCTAACGAACCAACAAACTCCGGACCCCGCGGCCTGTTTAGACGCAGGCATGCGGGACCAGGACGCGTCCCGGCCCGCCGTCAGCGACTGGGGGGAGGACGAATGCCGTTTTGGGTATTCGGTTGGGTCGAGGCAAATGATGGGCGTTCCGGATAGGGCGAAGGCCGGTTAAGAAAAGCTGCACGCGTCCTCGGCCGAGTCATGGCCGCATCGTCTGGTTGATTGGGCGTTATCCATTCCCTGACAGGTCGGCCCACGCGGCGGCGGGGGAAGCGTTTCTGTGCGGCTGCGGGGCTTTCCGCCGGAGAAATGTTGCGGGGCACGTCATCGCGCCGTTCCCGAGGAACGGAAAAATGATGGCGGACGGAACGGGAAGCGTCAGCCGACGTGTGGGCTGCGGCGACGAGGAGGTGGGGAAGCTGCGAGAGCTGGCCGGCCACATGCCAAATCTTTGCGGTGCATCTTATTGAGAAATGTTAATGTCGGACTTTGGGTATTTTTTGGGGGGCAAAAGAGTTTTATTCCAAAGTAATAGGGTTTCAGGGCGTGTTCTGATCTCCTCCCGCTCCACACTTCACAATTTCCTAGAGCAGATAAGAGCCGAACGAAATAACCTCCAGAAGCTGGCTTCGCAAAGCTGTAGTCGATCCTACTGAAAAAATCTGGAGCGAGGAAGGCCCAACTCCACCGATTGGAAAAGCTGAAGTTTACCGTATTTACAACGTCCTGCCACCGCTAAATAAACGGTTTGCTGAGTACGCTCGGAAATTAGAACCTATCGCTACAGGGGGAGGTCCTATACGGCGCATTAAGCGCCGGTACAGGCAACTGGCCCCCACTGTCGCtatctggtgggccggcccaggaaCACGCAGAGAAAAAACCTCCCAAAAAAACTGGCACCCACTGTCGCTacctggtgggccggcccaggaaCACGCAGAGAAAAAACCTCCCAAAAAAGCTGCTCCCAACAGGATTCAATCTCATGCCGTTTAGTTACGACGCAGCCTGCCTAACCAGTACATCTACTACAACCTAGTGATTCATTACAGCGCGAGATGGTTAACAACAATACTAACCACACTACTTCTGGTACAAACAATTTAGAAaaacgtgattttttggaaaagaaaaaaaatctgaaataagttttaaaaaatcgcaaattagaaaaaagttcatgtattcaaaaactTTCACCAAATTTTATAAAATTTCACCGTGTATTACATGAAGTTACATTTTTCTTAAATACGCTGAACTTTTTCTGAATACATGCTGAACAAAATTTCTCTACActatgaacattttttatacacactgaacattttttcaatgtatggtgaacaatattcaaatacacatagaacttttttttaaatatgatGAACTCCTTTTGAATACATGCTGAACAAAATTTCTATACATGATGAGCATTTttttatacacactgaacattttttcaatgtatggtgaacatttttcttcaataCGGTTAACAAAAATTTGGAATTCAGAACtatttttgaaacatgaacaaaatttggaatttcgaaaaacattttctgaaaattcaaACGAATTTCGAAAAATCTGAACATATTTTGGATATTGAAAAAAGTCATCCAAttcgaaaatagttcatcaaaatttaaaaagttcactggttttcaaaaaaagttcattgaatttgaaaaaaaattcatcaattttggaaaaagttcatggaatttggtgagaaaagttcatcgattttgcaaaaagttcaccgaatatgaaaaaagttcattgattttgaagaaaacttcattgaatttgaaagaaagttcataaaattgaaaaaaagttcgtcgattttgaaaaagacagaaaaaggaaaaagaaaaggcaaaggcaaaaagaaagaacaacagaaaaaaagaaaaaaaagaaaaacacgtGGTCATGTAAtttaaaaaggaaaacaaaaaaaggaaaaaggaacaaGAACGAATAGTAGACGAAAAAACTAAAGCGTAACCATATCCTGCCCCGTGCTCGCGTGGTTGAATTAGCTGTCCTTGACGCGGAGGTAGGTGGTTCGAATCCTGGTAGCTCCCATTTCTGCGGATCAAGACAAAAAATAAAAACACGTAATGGGTCAGCCCAGTGCGCCGCggggggtgtgcgcccgtttgcgcCCATGTCTATAACGGGCGCAACGGGCGCCGTTTAGGGAATGCCCGCTACAGGATCAATCTCCCTCGCCTCGCTGTGCACCTGTCGGCCCTAATTGGGCTGCTTCCAGCCGGCCCAGTCTGAACCGTACAAGGCCACAGCCCTCCTAGCCGGGCCGCAGCGCTTGAGAAGCTGCAGCAGAACGCATCTCGGATcgcgggagcaactaattaacaagcgctccttcgggagcctcgcaacgatcagcgccacttggcgcgctcacagcgattcgccacgtgtcgcgttcTGGGTGCTCTCTCCGAATTTTGTTCTTTTATTTTTACGCACGCGTTTTTGGTTTTTTAAACGGTTTTTCCAGGATTTTTTTACGTTTTGGTTTTctaccggtcttccctagcttttcgaccaaaaataattttcaaaaaaaaaatttgcccaaaaaaatgcattttttcgcgagagtcacggttttgttttcgcgaggaaacggaaaaaaacgtgttttctgtttttttccttcgcgagaggcatggttttgcttccgtgagaggcacggttgtgttttcgcgagaggcacgggcgtgcctcttttggaaagggaaaaaacgtgttttcaatttttttttctttcgcgagaggcgcgattttgcttccgcgagaggcacggttgtgctttcgcgagaggtacgggcgtgcctctttcggaaagggaaaaaacacgttttctgtttttttttcgcgagaggcacggttttgcttccgcgagaggcacggttgtgctttcgagagaggcacgggtgtgcctctttcgaaaaggaaaaaacgcgttttttgtttttttttctttcgcgagaggcacggttttgcttccgcgagaggcaggttgtgatttcgtcagaggtacgggcgtgcctctttcggaaaggaaaaaaaacccgtgttcccggttcggttttttcgtccggttttttcgtgaaaaaaagttcgtcaaaatctatcaacatgggatctagttttgaagatctcaacgcgaggaatccaacggcgaaagcggtttgagatttgaacgcatggtttaagagataaaaggttttgaataaacagatctatgaaaaaagggaaagctcccaggttgcgacaagtgacgcacatgtagcgcgccacttgttgcaacctgggaAGTTGAAGTGATCTCCGTaaggagtactccttaactagtgacTTCGTCGGATCGCTGCTTGAAGTTAGAAGCCACGGAAAGAAGTTGGATATGTGAAGTTTTATGAAGCTAAAGAAGATCAGAACACGCCCTCAATCTGCTGATACAGCATAGTATAGAATAAGCGGTGGCCCACGCTGTAAGTGGTATGGCGAGCTGTGCAAGCATAATTAGAAAAAAAAAACAGTGAGAAACTCTATCTTATGACCGGGTCTTAACTCTTAACTTGAACAATGTCAAGCTGCAACATGAGCAACATAATCTCCTGTACCAAGAGATCATAAAACGGTTTGGCGAGGAAAGAATTTGACGGTGAAGAGAGAGCGCCCACTGAGTCAGACTGTGCCAAAATAAGGAGACTAGAGCGTTGAATTTCCAATTAAGGTCATTCCCTCTCGCATTGCTAGTTGCAAAACGAAGAGCACGTGACAAGGAGCAAAAGTAACACCACCATTGTTATCACGAAGGATAATACCCACTTTGCCGGGCCCGTCCTCCGGGGAGAAGGAGCCATCCACTGAGAGGGGTGAACCAGTCGGGCGGCGGCGAATACCAAACCGGCTCACTCGGCTTCGATCTGTCTACCCGTACCAGGATGGGGGCATCCACAGGGGACTTGCCCTTTAACATCTGCTCAACACTCACGACCTTCACATCTCATATGGAGTTCAAATAGCTTTTCAGAAATCCACGTGAAACTTCAGTCGGCGGAATAGATTTCCCATGTGTAAGGTCCTTCTGAAGATTCCACACATGAGAATCATGTCTCTAGCATTGCTATCCTGCATACCTAAGAGATGCACCAGCCATTCCGTACATGTACGTGTTTCTTCGGTGGTATTGGCCAAATCTCACCCATAGAATCCTAAAGTGAAGCCACCATGTCACATGTAAACAATGCATGATATGAATCGTCAATGGCACCGCCACACAGCAGGTAGGAGGCCTAGCAGGGTATATGTCGTGCCCGCTTACATTGCATGGTTGGTAGTGCACCCACGACAACCTTTCATGCATGTGATCACATGCGATGTGGAACTGCGGTGCGCCAGATCAAGTTCCAAATACTTCTATCTCCGTTGGGGTTAGAACTAGAAgccctgatgcggagcatccgtcGGTCATCCTcatggaccttccatcgtctcaccaagcaccaagaggacccatgactagagcacgagctagagctctcgagaccgaggtgacttctttccttagtgatatcgcatatgatcctctcgagacatggttaCTGCCTAAAtcaggaatgttgtgcatgattaggtatcaagagaaccc from Triticum aestivum cultivar Chinese Spring chromosome 3B, IWGSC CS RefSeq v2.1, whole genome shotgun sequence includes these protein-coding regions:
- the LOC123066234 gene encoding uncharacterized protein gives rise to the protein MEQTGGKGDHDSRLMRDLCTLLVTIIAPVAAASSVDSPRRPVARRPRGGMSPASAASMLLGASMALMLCGSVTFAIGFLLMPWVAGVALLFGFAGVISTLSSGLLPSSSPSSSKDKERRLLMPTQGRVRASAPMSSVPDKLVAWR